The Streptomyces sp. M92 nucleotide sequence TCACGGTCTTGTTGAGCAGGGACACGTCGAGCCCGGTGCGCAGGACGGTGGCGCTCGCACGGCCGTGGTCGCCGGTCGCCTGTGCGGTGCCCGCGCCGGCCAGCGCCGCGGGACCGACGGCGAGGGCGGTGGCCGCCGCGGCGGTCACGAGGCGGCGTGCGGGCATGCGGAAGGTGTTGCCGTTCAAGGTGGTGGGACCCCCAGTGAGACATGCGTGCGGGACACGCATGAGCGACATGCTTGGGACCCGGAAAGAATGTCGCCGCGCACGGCGAACCGTCAGCGATAGCGGGACACTTCACCCCTTCGTGGGGTTTCCGGCCTTCTTTTCGAATCTCACGGCACGGGTGTTCCCCTCCGTCACTCCGGTCGGCTAACCGACGACCCGCCCGTTCAGCACCACCCGGCGCGGAGCGCCGAGCACCCGCACGTCCGCGCGCGGGTCCTCGTCGAACACCACCAGGTCGGCCGGCGCGCCCTCGTCCAGGCCGGGGCGTCCCAGCCAGCGCCGGGCCGCCCAGGTCGTCGCGGCCAGCGCCTCGACGGGCGGGATGCCGGCGGTGACCAGCTCCCCGACCTCCGCCGCCGCCAGGCCGTGCGCCAGCGAACCCCCCGCGTCGGTGCCGACGAAGACCGGGATCCCGGCGTCGTAGGCGCTGCGCACGGTGTCGTAGCGGCGTTCGTGGAGCCGGCGCATGTGGGCCGACCAGCGGGGGAACTTGGACTCGCCGCCGTCGGCAAGGGCGGGGAAGGTGGCGATGTTGACCAGGGTCGGCACGATGGCGACGCCCCGCTCGGCGAAGAGCGGGATGGTGTCGTCGGTGAGGCCCGTGGCGTGCTCGACGCAGTCGATGCCGGCCTCGACGAGGTCGCGCAGGGAGTCCTCGGCGAAGCAGTGCGCGGTGACGCGGGCACCGAGGCGGTGGGCCTGCGCGATGGCCGCCTCCACCGCGCCGCGCGGCCAGCAGGCCGACAGGTCGCCGAGGTCGCGGTCGATCCAGTCGCCGACCAGCTTGACCCAGCCGTCGCCGCGCCGGGCCTCCTGGGTCACGTACGCGACGAGGTCGTCGGGCTCGACCTCCCACGCGTAGTTGCGGATGTAGCGGCGGGTCCGGGCGATGTGCCGGCCGGCCCGGATGATCTTCGGCAGGTCGTCGCGGTCGTCGATCCAGCGGGTGTCGGAGGGCGAGCCGGCGTCGCGGATGAGCAGGGTGCCCGCCTCCCGGTCGGTCAGCGCCTGCTTCTCGGCGACGTCCTCGGGAACGGCTCCGTGCTGGTCGAGCCCGACGTGGCAGTGGGCGTCGACCAGGCCGGGCAGGGCCCAGCCGCGCACGGTGCGGATGTCGGCGGCGCCGGCCGGGCGGTCGTACGTGACCCTGCCGTCGACCACCCACAGCTCGTCCCGGACGTCCTGCGGTCCGACGAGCACCCGACCCTTCACGTGCAGCACCGTGCGATCGCTCATGCCCCGCACCTTAGACCGGGCCCCGGGGCCGTTCGAGGGCCCGGTCACCGGCCGCCGTCCCGTCGTGCTGCCGCGCGGGCGCGCAGTTCGGTCGCGTACCCGGCCGCGACGGCGCTCGCCACGGCGGTCAGGGCGAGGACGGCGACACCGGGGTTGACGTAGCCGGGGACGTCGGCGGAGCCGTAGGTCTCGCCGTCGACGGTCTCGCACTCGAAGCGCAGGGGCAGGTAGGAGACGGAGTAGTCGATGACCTGACCGGACAGCTCCGGGGACACGCCGGCTCGGCACGGCCGCAGCGGCGCGGAGTCCGTGCCGCCGTCCTCGGCCTCCATGGCCGCGAAACCCACACACACCAGGCCCCAGAGGTACAGCAGGGCGGCGGCCCAGCCCGCGACCCCGGCGGCGACGCGGAAGGGCGCGCCCGGCTTGCGCGGCGGGGGAACGACGGCCGAGGCCTTCCGCACACGGGGATACGCGCCCGCGCCCCGGCGCAGGACGGCGGCCGTCGCCACCGCGACGAGGACGAGCAGCAGGAGAGCGAGCACGGGCCGAGTCCATCACCCCGGCGATCACCGTGGCTGTTGCGGAAGCCACAATTCCGGGCGTGGGGGTGTCGCAACGGAAGCCCTCCGGCGCGAGTGGCGGCGGGGGCGGTGGTTACTCTCGACTGCGTACGCGCCGTACACCTGACCGTTACTGAAGAGAGCACCGCCGTGACCCACCCCTTCCTGGACCTCCCCCCGCTGAGCGCCGGCCGTTTCGCCGCGATCGAGGACCGGGTCGCACGCCTGCTCGGCACCGGGCAGGACGTCGTGATCATGCAGGGCGAGGCGCTGCTGCCACTGGAGGGCGCCATCCGCGCAGCCGCCGGGCCGGGGACCGTCGCCCTGAACGTGATCACGGGGCCGTACGGGCAGACGTTCGGGGACTGGCTGCGGGACTGCGGCGCGACCGTGCACGACCTCGTCGTGCCGTTCCACACGGCGGTGTCCGCCGAGCAGGTCCGCGCGGCCCTCGCCGAACACCCGGAGATCGACTTCGTGTCCCTGGTGCACGCGGAGGCGGCGACGGGGAACACCAACCCGGTGGCGGAGATCGGCGAGGTGGTGCGGGCGCACGGCGCGCTGTTCTACCTGGACGCGGTGGCCTCCGTGGGTGCCGAGCCGGTGCTGCCGGACGCGTGGGGCGTGGACCTGTGCGTGATCGGCGCACAGAAGGCGATGGGCGGCCCGGCCGGGGTGTCGGCGGTGTCGGTGAGCGAGCGGGCGTGGGCGCGGATGGCGGCGAACCCGAACGCCCCGCGGCGGTCCTACCTGTCCCTCCTCGACTGGAAGGAGCGCTGGGTCGACGGCGGGCGCAAGGCGCTGCTGCACGCGCCGGCGCAGTTGGAGATGCTCGCGCTGGAGGCGTGCGTGGAGCGCATCGAGGCGGAAGGGCTGGAGACGGTGACGGCGCGGCACGCGTCGGCCGCGGCGGCCACCCGGGCCGGCGTGCTCGCGCTGGGCGGTCTGGAGCCGTACGTGCACGCGGAGCGGGACGCGGCGCCGGTCGCGACGACGCTGCGCACGCCGCCGGACGTGGACGCGTCGGAACTGGTGGCCCGCGCCCTGGAGTCCGACCCGTCGCTGCCGCTGGCCGCGGGCGGGGGCGCGCTGGCCAAGGAGATGATCCGCGTCAACCACTACGGCCCGGGCGCCACGCCCGGGACCGTTCAGGGCTCCCTGGCGGCACTGGGTGCCGCACTGGTCGAGAAGGGACTGAAGGCCGATCTGGAGGCCGCCCGGCGGGCCGTCGAGGACGCCTGGGACGGGCCGGCCGCTCCCGGCCATTCGGCGGCGGGCACGGGCGCGTGAATTCGGGGTAATTCCCGACGCTCACACAAACAGAATTAAGGAATTACGCTCAGCACAGCTTCCCGTATTCTTCTGCCCGCTTTTCCGGGACCTAAACACAAAGATTCCGCGAAGCCCAAGCTACACATTTCGGGCACGTCCCGTGCGAGTTACGCGATTGTGACCCGATACACACGCTGCCCGTTTTGCGGCTTACACCCGGCAGAAACCCCCACATAACGCCGTCGCCTCGCGCGGCGGCACGCGCCCGCGTGATAGCACACGACGCGCCCATACGTAACCCCCCGCGGCGATGCAATTTCGAATTTCGCTCGGTAAATTCAATTTGCATGACTGCCGCGCAAGCAGACCTGCAAATCGACCGTCCGAGAGTGGCCGACGGGGCCGCCCTGTGGCGGATAGCGAGGGATTCCAAGGTCCTCGACCTGAACTCGTCCTACAGCTATCTGCTCTGGTGCCGTGACTTCGCCGCCACGTCGGCCGTCGCCCGCGACGAGCGCGGGGAGCCGGTCGGCTTCGTCACCGGGTACGTTCGGCCGGACCGGCCGGACACCCTGCTGGTGTGGCAGGTCGCGGTGGACGAGGCGTACCGCGGACGCCGGCTCGCCGCCGCCCTGCTCGACGGACTGGCCGCCCGCACCGTCGCGGAGCGCGGACTGACCACCCTGGAAACCACGATCTCGCCGGACAACACCGCGTCCCAGCGGCTGTTCACCTCGTTCGCCGAGCGCCACGGCGCCCGGCTGGAGCGTGAGGTGCTGTTCGACACCGGCCTGTTCCCCGACGGGCCGCACGAGCCCGAGGTCCTGTACCGCATCGGCCCCCTGCGGGCCACCGCCCGCTGACCGACCGGCGCGCCGGACAGCCCGGCACCCCGTGCCAGTCCGGCCCCCTCAGACTTCCCGGCGGGACCGCACCGGTCCCTCGGACCAAGTACGACCTTCCTCTCCCACCCTCACCCAACGAGGAGCGATTCGTCGTGACCATCACCCAGCCCGACCTCAGCGTCTTCGAGACCGTCGAGTCCGAGGTGCGCAGCTACTGCCGCGGCTGGCCCACCGTCTTCGACCGTGCGCACGGCAGCCGCATGTACGACGAGGACGGCCACGAGTACCTCGACTTCTTCGCCGGAGCGGGCTCGCTCAACTACGGGCACAACAACGCCGTCCTGAAACGCGCGCTGATCGACTACCTGGAGCGGGACGGCGTCACGCACGGGCTCGACATGTCGACCACCGCCAAGCGCCGCTTCCTGGAGACGTTCCAGAACATCATCCTGCGCAAGCGTGACCTGCCGTACAAGGTCATGTTCCCGGGCCCCACGGGCACCAACGCCGTCGAGGCCGCGCTGAAGCTGGCGCGGAAGGTGAAGGGGCGCGAGTCGATCGTGTCCTTCACCAACGCCTTCCACGGCATGTCGCTGGGCTCGCTCGCGGTGACCGGCAACGCGTTCAAGCGGGCCGGCGCCGGCATCCCGCTGGTGCACGGCACGCCCATGCCGTTCGACAACTACTTCGACGGCACCGTCGAGGACTTCATCTGGTTCGAGCGGCTGCTGGAGGACCAGGGCTCCGGCCTGAACAAGCCGGCCGCCGTGATCGTCGAGACGGTGCAGGGCGAGGGCGGCATCAACGTCGCCCGGGCCGAGTGGCTGCGCGCCCTGGCCGCCCTGTGCGAGCGCCAGGACATGCTGCTCATCGTCGACGACATCCAGATGGGCTGCGGCCGTACCGGCGCCTTCTTCTCCTTCGAGGAGGCGGGCATCACGCCGGACATCGTCACCGTCTCCAAGTCGATCAGCGGCTACGGCATGCCGATGGCGCTGACCCTGTTCAAGCCGGAGCTGGACGTCTGGGAGCCGGGCGAGCACAACGGCACCTTCCGCGGCAACAACCCGGCCTTCGTCACGGCGACCGCCACGCTGGAGACGTACTGGGCCGACGGGTCGGCGATGGAGAAGCAGACCCGCACCCGCGGTGAGCAGGTCGAGCAGCACATGATCGCCATCACCGAGGAGAACCTCGCCGACGTCAAGGAGTACCGCGGCCGCGGCCTGGTCTGGGGCCTGGAGTTCCACGACAAGGAGCGTGCGGGCCGGGTCGCCAAGCGCGCCTTCGAGCTCGGGCTGCTCATCGAGACGTCCGGTCCCGAGAGCGAGGTCGTCAAGCTGCTGCCGGCGCTCACCATCACGCCCGACGAGCTGGACGAGGGCATGAAGACCCTCGCCCGCGCCGTGCGCGAGACCGCCTGACCGCATGACCGCCGGACGGGCCCGCCCGCCGGCACCCCCCGTGCTTCCGGCGTCTTCGGCCCGCGCGACCGTGGGCCGAAGACGCCGGGGACCATTGCACACCCTTCACCTAGGAGGCATCGCAACACCGTGATCGTCCGTTCGTTCAAGGAGATCGAAGGCACCGACCGGCACGTGAAATCGGCGTCCGGCACCTGGGAGAGCAAGCGCATCGTCCTCGCGAAGGAGAAGGTCGGCTTCTCCGTCCACGAGACGATCCTGTACGCGGGTACGGAGACGTCGATGTGGTACGCGAACCACATCGAGGCAGTCGTCTGCACCAAGGGCGACGCCGAGCTGACCGACCGCGAGACGGGGAAGACGTACCACATCACGCCGGGGACGATGTACCTCCTGGACGGCCACGAGCGGCACACGCTCAAGGTCAAGGAGGACTTCCACTGCATCTGTGTCTTCAACCCGCCCGTCACCGGACGGGAGGATCACGACGAGAACGGCGTCTACCCGCTGCTCACCGAGGAGGTGTGAGTCCCGTGACCACCACGACCACGAACGTCACCGATCTCTATCCCACCCGCGGCGCCGCCGAGGTGGCCACCCCTCGGCAGGACCCGGTCGTCTGGGGCTCCCCGGACACGCCCGGTCCCGTCTCGGCGGGTGATCTGCAGGCCCTGGACCGCGACGGCTTCCTCGCCATCGACCAGCTCATCGGGCCGGACGAGGTCGAGGTCTACCGCCGCGAGCTGGAGCGGCTCACCACCGACCCGGCCATCCGCGCGGACGAGCGCTCGATCGTGGAGCCGCAGTCCCAGGAGATCCGGTCGGTCTTCGAGGTGCACAAGATCAGCGAGGTCTTCGCCAAGCTGGTGCGCGACGAGCGCGTGGTCGGGCGGGCCCGGCAGATCCTCGGCTCGGACGTCTACGTCCACCAGTCGCGGATCAACGTGAAGCCGGGCTTCGGGGCCAGCGGCTTCTACTGGCACTCGGACTTCGAGACCTGGCACGCCGAGGACGGCCT carries:
- a CDS encoding amidohydrolase family protein codes for the protein MSDRTVLHVKGRVLVGPQDVRDELWVVDGRVTYDRPAGAADIRTVRGWALPGLVDAHCHVGLDQHGAVPEDVAEKQALTDREAGTLLIRDAGSPSDTRWIDDRDDLPKIIRAGRHIARTRRYIRNYAWEVEPDDLVAYVTQEARRGDGWVKLVGDWIDRDLGDLSACWPRGAVEAAIAQAHRLGARVTAHCFAEDSLRDLVEAGIDCVEHATGLTDDTIPLFAERGVAIVPTLVNIATFPALADGGESKFPRWSAHMRRLHERRYDTVRSAYDAGIPVFVGTDAGGSLAHGLAAAEVGELVTAGIPPVEALAATTWAARRWLGRPGLDEGAPADLVVFDEDPRADVRVLGAPRRVVLNGRVVG
- a CDS encoding pyridoxal-phosphate-dependent aminotransferase family protein — protein: MTHPFLDLPPLSAGRFAAIEDRVARLLGTGQDVVIMQGEALLPLEGAIRAAAGPGTVALNVITGPYGQTFGDWLRDCGATVHDLVVPFHTAVSAEQVRAALAEHPEIDFVSLVHAEAATGNTNPVAEIGEVVRAHGALFYLDAVASVGAEPVLPDAWGVDLCVIGAQKAMGGPAGVSAVSVSERAWARMAANPNAPRRSYLSLLDWKERWVDGGRKALLHAPAQLEMLALEACVERIEAEGLETVTARHASAAAATRAGVLALGGLEPYVHAERDAAPVATTLRTPPDVDASELVARALESDPSLPLAAGGGALAKEMIRVNHYGPGATPGTVQGSLAALGAALVEKGLKADLEAARRAVEDAWDGPAAPGHSAAGTGA
- the ectA gene encoding diaminobutyrate acetyltransferase — translated: MTAAQADLQIDRPRVADGAALWRIARDSKVLDLNSSYSYLLWCRDFAATSAVARDERGEPVGFVTGYVRPDRPDTLLVWQVAVDEAYRGRRLAAALLDGLAARTVAERGLTTLETTISPDNTASQRLFTSFAERHGARLEREVLFDTGLFPDGPHEPEVLYRIGPLRATAR
- the ectB gene encoding diaminobutyrate--2-oxoglutarate transaminase, translated to MTITQPDLSVFETVESEVRSYCRGWPTVFDRAHGSRMYDEDGHEYLDFFAGAGSLNYGHNNAVLKRALIDYLERDGVTHGLDMSTTAKRRFLETFQNIILRKRDLPYKVMFPGPTGTNAVEAALKLARKVKGRESIVSFTNAFHGMSLGSLAVTGNAFKRAGAGIPLVHGTPMPFDNYFDGTVEDFIWFERLLEDQGSGLNKPAAVIVETVQGEGGINVARAEWLRALAALCERQDMLLIVDDIQMGCGRTGAFFSFEEAGITPDIVTVSKSISGYGMPMALTLFKPELDVWEPGEHNGTFRGNNPAFVTATATLETYWADGSAMEKQTRTRGEQVEQHMIAITEENLADVKEYRGRGLVWGLEFHDKERAGRVAKRAFELGLLIETSGPESEVVKLLPALTITPDELDEGMKTLARAVRETA
- a CDS encoding ectoine synthase, which gives rise to MIVRSFKEIEGTDRHVKSASGTWESKRIVLAKEKVGFSVHETILYAGTETSMWYANHIEAVVCTKGDAELTDRETGKTYHITPGTMYLLDGHERHTLKVKEDFHCICVFNPPVTGREDHDENGVYPLLTEEV
- the thpD gene encoding ectoine hydroxylase, with the translated sequence MTTTTTNVTDLYPTRGAAEVATPRQDPVVWGSPDTPGPVSAGDLQALDRDGFLAIDQLIGPDEVEVYRRELERLTTDPAIRADERSIVEPQSQEIRSVFEVHKISEVFAKLVRDERVVGRARQILGSDVYVHQSRINVKPGFGASGFYWHSDFETWHAEDGLPNMRTISVSIALTENYDTNGGLMIMPGSHKTFLGCAGATPKDNYKKSLQMQDAGTPSDEALTKMASEYGIKLFTGKAGSATWFDCNCMHGSGDNITPYPRSNVFIVFNSVENTAVEPFAAPIRRPEFIGARDFTPVR